A single window of Athene noctua chromosome 1, bAthNoc1.hap1.1, whole genome shotgun sequence DNA harbors:
- the ENO2 gene encoding gamma-enolase isoform X1 yields the protein MFLLRTLLIMAVERIHAREILDSRGNPTVEVDLYTQKGMFRAAVPSGASTGIYEALELRDNDKSRFLGKGVLQAVDHINSTVAPALVGSELSVVDQEKIDNLMLEMDGTENKSKFGANAILGVSLAVCKAGAAEKDVPLYRHIADLAGNSDLILPVPAFNVINGGSHAGNKLAMQEFMILPVGAESFRDAMRIGAEVYHNLKSVIKEKYGKDATNVGDEGGFAPNILENSEALELLKEAIDKAGYTDKIVIGMDVAASEFYRDGKYDLDFKSPDDPSRYISADELGDLYQSFVRDYPVVSIEDPFDQDDWEAWSKFTANVGIQIVGDDLTVTNPKRIERAVEEKACNCLLLKVNQIGSVTEAIQACKLAQENGWGVMVSHRSGETEDTFIADLVVGLCTGQIKTGAPCRSERLAKYNQLMRIEEELGDEARFAGHNFRNPSVL from the exons ATGTTCCTGCTGCgcaccct ACTCATCATGGCAGTCGAGAGGATCCATGCCCGCGAGATCCTGGACTCCCGTGGGAACCCCACTGTTGAGGTGGACTTGTACACACAGAAAG gcatgtTTCGAGCAGCGGTCCCCAGCGGCGCATCCACTGGCATCTACGAAGCGCTGGAGCTGAGAGACAATGACAAGTCGCGTTTCCTTGGAAAAG GGGTCCTGCAGGCCGTGGATCATATCAACAGCACTGTCGCCCCAGCTCTCGTGGGCTCT GAACTCTCTGTTGTGGATCAAGAGAAGATCGATAACCTGATGCTTGAGATGGATGGCACAGAGAACAAAT CCAAGTTTGGCGCCAATGCTATCCTGGGAGTTTCACTGGCCGTGTgcaaggcaggagctgcagagaaggATGTCCCCCTGTACCGGCACATTGCGGACCTGGCCGGCAACTCCGATCTCATCCTTCCTGTGCCA GCTTTCAACGTGATCAATGGAGGTTCCCACGCAGGCAACAAACTGGCCATGCAGGAGTTCATGATCCTGCCCGTGGGAGCTGAAAGCTTCCGCGATGCCATGCGCATCGGGGCTGAAGTCTATCACAACCTCAAGAGTGTCATCAAGGAGAAGTATGGCAAAGATGCGACCAATGTGGGTGATGAGGGAGGCTTTGCTCCCAACATCCTGGAAAATAGTGAAG ctctggaGCTCCTCAAGGAAGCTATTGACAAAGCGGGCTACACAGACAAGATTGTCATTGGTATGGATGTGGCAGCCTCCGAGTTCTACCGTGATGGCAAATATGACCTAGACTTCAAGTCTCCAGATGACCCAAGCCGCTACATTTCTGCAGATGAGTTGGGCGACCTCTACCAAAGCTTTGTACGTGACTATCCAG TGGTCTCCATTGAGGATCCCTTTGACCAAGATGACTGGGAGGCCTGGTCCAAGTTCACGGCCAATGTGGGGATTCAGATAGTGGGAGATGACCTGACAGTGACAAACCCCAAGCGCATTGAGCGAGCTGTTGAAGAGAAGGCCTGCAACTGCCTCCTGCTCAAAGTCAACCAGATTGGATCCGTCACGGAGGCCATCCAAGC CTGCAAGTTGGCCCAGGAGAATGGCTGGGGTGTGATGGTGAGCCACCGATCCGGGGAGACCGAAGACACCTTCATTGCTGACCTGGTTGTAGGACTGTGCACTGGGCAG ATAAAGACGGGTGCTCCCTGCAGGTCTGAACGCCTGGCTAAATACAACCAGCTCATGAG GATTGAGGAAGAGCTTGGCGATGAAGCACGCTTTGCCGGACACAACTTTCGCAACCCAAGTGTTCTTTGA
- the ENO2 gene encoding gamma-enolase isoform X2, which translates to MAVERIHAREILDSRGNPTVEVDLYTQKGMFRAAVPSGASTGIYEALELRDNDKSRFLGKGVLQAVDHINSTVAPALVGSELSVVDQEKIDNLMLEMDGTENKSKFGANAILGVSLAVCKAGAAEKDVPLYRHIADLAGNSDLILPVPAFNVINGGSHAGNKLAMQEFMILPVGAESFRDAMRIGAEVYHNLKSVIKEKYGKDATNVGDEGGFAPNILENSEALELLKEAIDKAGYTDKIVIGMDVAASEFYRDGKYDLDFKSPDDPSRYISADELGDLYQSFVRDYPVVSIEDPFDQDDWEAWSKFTANVGIQIVGDDLTVTNPKRIERAVEEKACNCLLLKVNQIGSVTEAIQACKLAQENGWGVMVSHRSGETEDTFIADLVVGLCTGQIKTGAPCRSERLAKYNQLMRIEEELGDEARFAGHNFRNPSVL; encoded by the exons ATGGCAGTCGAGAGGATCCATGCCCGCGAGATCCTGGACTCCCGTGGGAACCCCACTGTTGAGGTGGACTTGTACACACAGAAAG gcatgtTTCGAGCAGCGGTCCCCAGCGGCGCATCCACTGGCATCTACGAAGCGCTGGAGCTGAGAGACAATGACAAGTCGCGTTTCCTTGGAAAAG GGGTCCTGCAGGCCGTGGATCATATCAACAGCACTGTCGCCCCAGCTCTCGTGGGCTCT GAACTCTCTGTTGTGGATCAAGAGAAGATCGATAACCTGATGCTTGAGATGGATGGCACAGAGAACAAAT CCAAGTTTGGCGCCAATGCTATCCTGGGAGTTTCACTGGCCGTGTgcaaggcaggagctgcagagaaggATGTCCCCCTGTACCGGCACATTGCGGACCTGGCCGGCAACTCCGATCTCATCCTTCCTGTGCCA GCTTTCAACGTGATCAATGGAGGTTCCCACGCAGGCAACAAACTGGCCATGCAGGAGTTCATGATCCTGCCCGTGGGAGCTGAAAGCTTCCGCGATGCCATGCGCATCGGGGCTGAAGTCTATCACAACCTCAAGAGTGTCATCAAGGAGAAGTATGGCAAAGATGCGACCAATGTGGGTGATGAGGGAGGCTTTGCTCCCAACATCCTGGAAAATAGTGAAG ctctggaGCTCCTCAAGGAAGCTATTGACAAAGCGGGCTACACAGACAAGATTGTCATTGGTATGGATGTGGCAGCCTCCGAGTTCTACCGTGATGGCAAATATGACCTAGACTTCAAGTCTCCAGATGACCCAAGCCGCTACATTTCTGCAGATGAGTTGGGCGACCTCTACCAAAGCTTTGTACGTGACTATCCAG TGGTCTCCATTGAGGATCCCTTTGACCAAGATGACTGGGAGGCCTGGTCCAAGTTCACGGCCAATGTGGGGATTCAGATAGTGGGAGATGACCTGACAGTGACAAACCCCAAGCGCATTGAGCGAGCTGTTGAAGAGAAGGCCTGCAACTGCCTCCTGCTCAAAGTCAACCAGATTGGATCCGTCACGGAGGCCATCCAAGC CTGCAAGTTGGCCCAGGAGAATGGCTGGGGTGTGATGGTGAGCCACCGATCCGGGGAGACCGAAGACACCTTCATTGCTGACCTGGTTGTAGGACTGTGCACTGGGCAG ATAAAGACGGGTGCTCCCTGCAGGTCTGAACGCCTGGCTAAATACAACCAGCTCATGAG GATTGAGGAAGAGCTTGGCGATGAAGCACGCTTTGCCGGACACAACTTTCGCAACCCAAGTGTTCTTTGA
- the LRRC23 gene encoding leucine-rich repeat-containing protein 23: MEGEERDGEEYTLQEEGEEEEEEEEEAARSKQEEEEQVLAARPLTEEVLKEGLSLLCKSGNGLAHAYVKFEAKSKDLTDVSILERFIHLRYVDLSDNKLHDLSPLSSLTHLLWLKVDGNLLSSACMQELPYLQIISFTHNRIKDMEGITHPRLANLSLKGNKIQTALGLSHGQLFSLQILELRGNKLESTAGLSLPKLKNLYLAQNTIRSLEGLEGLGQLAVLHLRDNQLETLDGFCSSMKCLQYLNLRNNGISSLQEVAKLQVLPMLQSLVLLDNPCCDEPDYRLEVLVLLPHLQRLDKELFEQYEQAEANKIRQERQEEEKEMEGSLQDDVTE; encoded by the exons ATGGAGGGCGAAGAGCGGGACGGGGAGGAATACACCCTtcaggaggagggggaggaggaggaggaggaggaggaggaggcggcgcggtcgaagcaggaggaggaagaacag gtgctggccgCGCGTCCCCTGACGGAGGAGGTCCTGAAGGAGGGCCTGTCCCTCCTCTGTAAGTCCGGCAACGGCCTGGCCCACGCCTACGTGAAATTTGAAGCCAAATCCAA GGACTTGACGGATGTCAGCATCCTCGAAAGATTCATTCACCTGCGGTATGTGGATTTATCAGACAACAAGCTGCACGATTTGTCTCCACTGAGCAGCCTAACACACCTGCTTTGGCTGAAGGTGGATGGGAATCTGCTTAGCAGTGCCTGCATGCAGGAGCTGCCCTACCTCCAGATCATCAGCTTTACTCACAACCGCATCAAGGATATGGAGGGTATTACTCACCCCCGCTTAGCCAACCTCAGCCTGAAAG GAAATAAAATCCAGACAGCTCTGGGTCTGAGTCACGGCCAATTGTTCAGCCTGCAAATCCTGGAGCTGCGAGGAAACAAACTAGAGAGCACAGCAGGGCTCAGTCTTCCCAAGCTCAAGAACCTCTATCTG GCCCAGAACACCATTCGGAGCCTCGAAGGCCTTGAGGGCCTGGGGCAGCTGGCAGTTCTGCACCTGCGTGACAACCAGCTAGAGACCCTGGATGGATTCTGCAGCAGCATGAAGTGCCTGCAGTACCTCAATTTACG GAACAATGGGATCAGTAGCCTTCAAGAGGTGGCAAAACTGCAGGTCCTCCCCATGCTGCAGTCACTGGTGCTGCTGGACAACCCATGCTGTGATGAACCCGATTATCGGCTGGAGGTCCTGGTCCTGCTGCCACACCTGCAACGCCTCGACAAGGAGTTATTTGAGCAATATGAACAGGCAGAGGCGAATAAAATCCGTCAGGAAAGGCAGGAAGAGGAAAAG GAAATGGAAGGATCTCTCCAGGACGATGTGACTGAGTGA